Part of the Longimicrobium sp. genome is shown below.
CTCACGAAGTCCGTGTTCGTCTCGATGGCCACCAGGATGCCGTCCGGGTGGAGGCGCTTCAGGATCTTGTGCGTGAACGTCCCCACTCCCGGGCCGTACTCCACGATCACCCGCGCCCTGTCCCAGTCCACCTCGCCCAGCATCTCGTTCACCAGGTAGCGGGAACTGGGGATCACCGAGCCCAGCATGCGCGGGTGCTTCAGGAAGTTCCGCGCGAAGAGCAGAAGCTGCTGGCGGTGAGCGGAGGTCGTTGCGGGCACGTTGGTTCTCCGGATGATCGTAGGTCCTGGCGGGCACACGGCCCGGCTTCGGCGGCGCACCGGCTCCATGTGGACACGGTACGCAAAAACGGGACTCACCCGCGATTCAGGGCGCGGGCGGCCGACAAGGTGCCCCCCCGCGGGCCCGCGCGCCAGTGCTACCCCTCTCCGCCGCCCTCCCGCGCGACCGCCTCCTCCACCGCGATCCTCACCAGCGAGCTGCGCAACGCGGCGCCCGTGATCCCCGGGTCCAGGGCGCGCACCAGCTCCACCGCGTGCACCCACACGGCCGGATCGCCGCCGTCGGCGGGGTGCTCCACGGGATGCAGGATTCCCCGCACCACCACGCTCCGCCAGCGGAACCCCGCCTCCACCTCGTCCACCTCGAAGGTGATGGGGGTGCCGTGCGACTCGCCGATCATGGCCGCCCAGCCGGAGCCGTACGAGGTGCGCGCCCACAGCCATCCGTCCGCCCAGGCGTAGAGG
Proteins encoded:
- a CDS encoding pyridoxamine 5'-phosphate oxidase family protein, with product MSAPQPQAFRPLDRAGADAILARNRVGRIAYTRRGRLEVEPVLYAWADGWLWARTSYGSGWAAMIGESHGTPITFEVDEVEAGFRWRSVVVRGILHPVEHPADGGDPAVWVHAVELVRALDPGITGAALRSSLVRIAVEEAVAREGGGEG